A portion of the bacterium genome contains these proteins:
- a CDS encoding sorbosone dehydrogenase family protein, whose product MSRLLVLGALGLAVGVGCALLPERYAMNVPVANLLWGGGIEAPSEAVVRRRLQVPPGFSVALWADEVPNARLLRVTETGDLLVSQPRRGQVTLLERDADGDGRADGRRVVLEGLDRPHGLALHDGWLWVAETGAVGRIRFDAATRATSGAFERVVTGLPAGGNHWTRTIGVGPDGWLYVSIGSSCNVCVEQDPRRAAIVRYRLDGSGEEIFASGLRNAVGFDWHPQTRQLWATDNGRDLLGDDFPPCELNQVRAGGFYGWPYANGARVPDPDYGRGEEARIAASIPPAHDFRAHNAPLGMTFVRGDGLPAAYRHAALAALHGSWNRTRKDGYKVVSLHWQDDGSIAERDFLWGFLADEDVIGRPVDVAEGADGALYVSDDYAGAIWRVAYGDAAAAPAPAAPAAAPPPDAGLEALPAAERTALAERGTTLFRDLGCATCHPAAGARGTALIPLAHLRARWTVDRLVEFFAAPTPPMPAVDRPAAERRALAVHVLTQYP is encoded by the coding sequence ATGTCGCGCCTCCTCGTCCTCGGCGCGCTCGGGCTCGCGGTAGGCGTCGGCTGCGCGCTGCTGCCTGAGCGCTACGCGATGAACGTTCCGGTCGCGAACCTCCTGTGGGGCGGCGGCATCGAGGCGCCCAGCGAGGCGGTGGTGCGCCGCCGCCTGCAGGTCCCGCCCGGGTTCTCGGTCGCGCTGTGGGCCGACGAGGTGCCGAACGCGCGCCTGCTCCGCGTCACCGAGACGGGCGATCTCCTCGTCAGCCAGCCGCGCCGCGGCCAGGTGACGCTGCTCGAGCGCGACGCCGACGGCGACGGCCGCGCCGACGGGCGCCGCGTCGTGCTCGAGGGTCTCGATCGCCCGCACGGCCTCGCGCTCCACGACGGCTGGCTCTGGGTCGCCGAGACGGGCGCCGTCGGCCGCATTCGCTTCGACGCCGCGACCCGCGCCACGAGCGGCGCGTTCGAGCGCGTCGTCACCGGCCTGCCGGCGGGCGGCAACCACTGGACGCGCACCATCGGCGTCGGCCCGGACGGCTGGCTCTACGTCTCGATCGGATCGTCCTGCAACGTGTGCGTCGAGCAGGATCCGCGGCGCGCGGCGATCGTGCGCTACCGGCTCGACGGCAGCGGCGAGGAGATCTTCGCATCCGGCCTGCGCAACGCGGTCGGCTTCGACTGGCACCCGCAGACGCGGCAGCTGTGGGCGACCGACAATGGCCGCGACCTCCTCGGCGACGACTTCCCGCCCTGCGAGCTGAACCAGGTGCGCGCCGGCGGCTTCTACGGCTGGCCCTACGCCAACGGCGCCCGCGTGCCGGATCCGGACTACGGCCGGGGCGAGGAGGCGCGCATCGCGGCGTCGATTCCGCCCGCGCACGACTTCCGCGCCCACAACGCGCCGCTCGGCATGACCTTCGTGCGCGGCGACGGGCTGCCCGCGGCGTATCGTCACGCCGCGCTCGCCGCGCTGCACGGCTCGTGGAACCGCACGCGCAAGGACGGCTACAAGGTCGTCTCGCTGCACTGGCAGGACGACGGCAGCATCGCCGAGCGCGACTTCCTGTGGGGCTTCCTCGCCGACGAGGACGTCATCGGCCGCCCGGTCGACGTCGCCGAGGGAGCGGACGGCGCGCTCTACGTGTCGGACGACTATGCCGGCGCGATCTGGCGGGTCGCGTACGGGGACGCGGCCGCGGCGCCGGCGCCGGCTGCGCCGGCCGCGGCGCCGCCGCCCGACGCGGGTCTCGAGGCGCTGCCCGCGGCGGAGCGGACGGCGCTGGCGGAGCGCGGGACGACCCTCTTCCGTGACCTCGGCTGCGCCACTTGTCACCCGGCGGCGGGCGCGAGGGGGACGGCGCTGATCCCGCTCGCGCACCTGCGCGCGCGCTGGACGGTCGACCGGCTGGTCGAGTTCTTCGCCGCGCCGACGCCGCCGATGCCCGCCGTCGATCGCCCGGCCGCCGAGCGGCGCGCGCTCGCGGTGCACGTGCTGACGCAGTACCCGTGA
- a CDS encoding prenyltransferase, with the protein MTSTALVHAPASPRRLAFGGRPAAGLGVLALAAAIGLPLALQLGTPALVAGAAALVAAVAYTAGPFPLAYHGLGEAFVFAFFGPVAVIGTAWVQQSRLALAASLPVGLLATAILLVNNVRDLDGDRRARKRTLAVRLGRPAARALYGAALALAFAAPAGLAAGLGTLALLLAQARGPLAPAPLRAVLRAVDLLDPERRAAATACLHLAFGLLRRGLCVDDPAARAGGGTPCRCARHWRPAADRSRREGRRLPPRGRRQRRPRRGLAAPPGANLAGGARPQARLRGAATRPSAPA; encoded by the coding sequence TTGACCTCGACCGCCCTGGTTCACGCTCCCGCGTCACCCAGGCGGCTGGCGTTTGGCGGTCGTCCTGCCGCCGGCCTCGGCGTGCTCGCGCTCGCCGCGGCGATCGGGCTGCCGCTCGCGCTGCAACTCGGCACGCCGGCGCTGGTGGCCGGCGCCGCCGCCCTCGTCGCCGCGGTGGCGTACACGGCGGGACCGTTCCCGCTCGCCTATCATGGGCTCGGCGAGGCGTTCGTCTTCGCGTTCTTCGGACCGGTGGCGGTGATCGGCACGGCCTGGGTGCAGCAGTCGAGGCTCGCGCTCGCCGCCTCGCTGCCCGTCGGCCTCCTCGCCACCGCGATCCTTCTCGTCAACAACGTGCGCGATCTCGACGGCGACCGGCGCGCGCGCAAGCGTACGCTGGCGGTGCGCCTCGGCCGCCCGGCGGCGCGGGCGCTCTATGGCGCCGCCCTCGCCCTCGCCTTCGCAGCGCCGGCCGGGCTCGCCGCCGGTCTCGGCACGCTGGCGCTGCTGCTCGCCCAAGCTCGCGGCCCGCTGGCGCCGGCGCCGCTGCGCGCGGTGCTGCGCGCCGTCGATTTGCTCGACCCTGAACGCCGCGCCGCTGCGACCGCCTGCCTGCACCTCGCGTTCGGTCTCCTCCGCCGTGGCCTCTGCGTTGACGATCCGGCGGCTCGAGCTGGCGGCGGCACGCCGTGCCGCTGCGCACGCCACTGGCGACCCGCGGCGGACCGATCACGGCGCGAGGGTCGTCGTCTTCCTCCACGCGGCCGACGGCAGCGTCGGCCCCGGCGAGGCCTGGCCGCACCGCCAGGCGCGAACCTCGCTGGCGGCGCTCGGCCGCAGGCCAGGCTGCGCGGCGCCGCGACCCGCCCGTCGGCGCCAGCCTGA
- a CDS encoding metallophosphoesterase yields MTWLGRLLLRRFWWTIALAGALGEWTLVCALVDPPLAPLWHVVAVVLLTLLNRAAAEGYEREAPDGHLPKRAAQAVLATGFVSAAGALTLGAAAMGWMVVDRLGALPADAGQLAAAAAPFLGPGFAAVAWPSVALVMLVATWGYVAGHRRLRVTPLLVSLPGLPPALDGLRIVHLSDLHLGPLADRAALGDVVARLAEIDPDVIVVTGDVVDSKRTDLEAWVPALASIGARHGVYAILGNHDEGAGLDRVAAAIARHTTWTLLRDTVAPVTLHGATLWLVGLEYRDTAAACAVLPELLAQVPAGDAAVLLCHHPAIYETAARLGVPLTLAGHTHGGQLAVPGLPRLNPARILMTRFDAGTFARHGTLLHVNRGLGISGQRIRVGAPREITVVTLLSPSAAAGAA; encoded by the coding sequence ATGACCTGGCTCGGCCGACTCCTCCTGCGTCGCTTCTGGTGGACGATCGCGCTCGCGGGCGCGCTCGGCGAGTGGACGCTCGTCTGCGCCCTCGTCGATCCGCCGCTCGCACCGCTCTGGCACGTCGTCGCCGTCGTCCTGCTGACGCTGCTGAACCGCGCCGCGGCCGAGGGCTACGAGCGCGAGGCGCCCGACGGCCACCTGCCGAAGCGCGCGGCGCAGGCGGTGCTCGCGACCGGCTTCGTGTCGGCGGCCGGTGCGCTGACGCTCGGCGCCGCCGCGATGGGCTGGATGGTCGTCGACCGCCTCGGCGCCCTGCCCGCCGACGCGGGCCAGCTCGCCGCCGCCGCCGCGCCGTTCCTCGGCCCGGGCTTCGCGGCGGTGGCGTGGCCGTCGGTCGCGCTCGTGATGCTGGTCGCCACCTGGGGCTACGTCGCCGGCCATCGCCGCCTGCGCGTGACGCCCCTCCTCGTGTCGCTGCCCGGGCTGCCGCCCGCGCTCGACGGTCTGCGCATCGTGCACCTGAGCGACCTGCACCTCGGCCCGCTGGCCGATCGCGCCGCGCTCGGCGACGTCGTCGCGCGTCTCGCCGAGATCGACCCCGACGTGATCGTGGTGACCGGCGACGTCGTCGACTCGAAGCGCACCGACCTCGAGGCGTGGGTGCCGGCGCTGGCGTCGATCGGTGCCCGCCACGGCGTCTACGCCATCCTCGGCAACCACGACGAGGGCGCGGGCCTCGACCGCGTCGCGGCGGCGATCGCGCGCCACACGACGTGGACCCTGCTGCGCGACACCGTCGCGCCGGTGACCCTCCACGGCGCGACGCTGTGGCTCGTCGGCCTCGAGTATCGCGACACGGCGGCGGCGTGCGCGGTGCTTCCGGAGCTGCTGGCGCAGGTGCCGGCGGGCGACGCGGCGGTGCTGCTCTGCCACCACCCCGCCATCTACGAGACGGCGGCGCGGCTCGGCGTCCCGCTGACGCTCGCCGGCCACACCCACGGCGGCCAGCTCGCCGTCCCGGGCCTGCCGCGCCTCAATCCGGCGCGCATCCTCATGACCCGCTTCGACGCCGGCACGTTCGCCCGCCACGGTACGCTGCTGCACGTGAACCGCGGCCTCGGCATCAGCGGCCAGCGCATCCGCGTCGGCGCGCCGCGCGAGATCACGGTCGTCACGCTGCTGTCGCCAAGCGCCGCCGCCGGCGCGGCCTGA
- the menB gene encoding 1,4-dihydroxy-2-naphthoyl-CoA synthase — MSFSWTSARPFEDIRYERGDGDARGIAKITIARPEVRNAFRPRTLHELAEAFTIAREDAKVGVVVLTGQGTEAFCAGGDQRIRGHAGYVDDAGVPRLNVLDLQRQIRTLPKPVVAMVAGYAVGGGHVLHVVCDLTIAADNAVFGQTGPRVGSFDGGFGAGFLARIVGHKKAREIWLLCRRYDAQQALEMGLVNTVVPLARLEAETVAWCREMLALSPLALRCLKAAFNADTDGLAGVQELAGNATLLYYMSEEAQEGRNAFLEKRAPDFERFPRLP, encoded by the coding sequence ATGTCGTTCAGCTGGACGTCCGCCCGCCCCTTCGAAGACATCCGCTACGAGCGCGGCGACGGCGACGCGCGCGGCATCGCCAAGATCACGATCGCCCGTCCCGAGGTCCGCAACGCGTTCCGGCCGCGCACGCTGCACGAGCTGGCGGAGGCCTTCACCATCGCGCGCGAGGACGCGAAGGTCGGTGTCGTCGTCTTGACCGGCCAGGGCACGGAGGCGTTCTGTGCCGGCGGCGACCAGCGCATCCGCGGCCACGCCGGCTACGTCGACGACGCCGGCGTGCCGCGCCTGAACGTCCTCGACCTGCAGCGCCAGATCCGCACGCTGCCGAAGCCGGTGGTCGCCATGGTGGCCGGCTACGCCGTCGGCGGCGGCCACGTGCTGCACGTCGTCTGCGACCTCACGATCGCGGCCGACAACGCCGTCTTCGGGCAGACGGGTCCGCGCGTGGGCAGCTTCGACGGCGGCTTCGGCGCCGGCTTCCTCGCCCGCATCGTCGGCCACAAGAAGGCGCGCGAGATCTGGCTCCTCTGTCGCCGCTACGACGCGCAGCAGGCGCTCGAGATGGGGCTCGTCAACACCGTCGTGCCGCTGGCGCGGCTCGAGGCGGAGACCGTCGCATGGTGCCGCGAGATGCTGGCGCTGAGCCCGCTCGCGCTGCGCTGCCTCAAGGCGGCGTTCAACGCCGACACCGACGGGCTCGCCGGCGTGCAGGAGCTCGCCGGCAACGCGACGCTGCTCTACTACATGTCCGAGGAGGCGCAGGAGGGCCGCAACGCCTTCCTCGAGAAGCGCGCGCCCGACTTCGAGCGCTTCCCGCGCCTGCCGTGA
- a CDS encoding AMP-binding protein codes for MTVPDWLHAQARVRGDHAALVLADGTRVDYAALERRAAGLAHHLRALGAAPGVLVVRSLRNGGGVGHRGPRLRARALLVLCDPRWTDAEMAQRLRDVGARVLVALGLSATPAAWRA; via the coding sequence GTGACCGTTCCCGACTGGCTCCACGCCCAGGCGCGCGTCCGCGGCGACCATGCCGCGCTCGTCCTCGCCGACGGCACGCGGGTCGACTACGCGGCGCTCGAGCGCCGGGCGGCGGGGCTCGCCCATCACCTGCGCGCGCTCGGCGCTGCGCCCGGCGTGCTGGTGGTGCGGTCGCTGCGCAACGGCGGTGGCGTCGGTCACCGCGGTCCGCGGCTGCGCGCACGTGCGCTGCTCGTCCTCTGCGATCCGCGCTGGACGGACGCCGAGATGGCGCAGCGCCTGCGCGATGTCGGCGCACGCGTCCTCGTCGCCCTCGGGCTGAGCGCCACGCCCGCCGCCTGGCGCGCCTGA
- a CDS encoding MerR family transcriptional regulator produces the protein MDYRVEALARAAGISVDTIRFYQAQRLLPPPRRVGRHAVYGESHLKRLRRIKQLQADGVPLAVIRRMLEPGAARTAAALRRALGEQRGTRTMTRGELAAEAGVPEALVTAVENAGIVEPVSAGGRAPYSEVDVELARNALRLLDEGLPLAELLGLAIRQSENAREVVDRAIELFDEHVRRGRDGAERDPDEVVDAFRRLLPAVTALVAHHFHRTLVARAFARLEARGDAHGLRHALRATMEGRLEVAWR, from the coding sequence GTGGACTACCGAGTCGAGGCGCTGGCCCGGGCCGCGGGCATCAGCGTCGACACCATCCGCTTCTACCAGGCGCAGCGCCTCCTCCCGCCGCCCCGGCGCGTCGGGCGTCACGCGGTCTACGGCGAGAGCCATCTGAAGCGCCTGCGGCGCATCAAGCAGCTCCAGGCCGACGGCGTCCCGCTCGCCGTGATCCGCCGCATGCTCGAGCCCGGCGCCGCCCGTACCGCCGCCGCCCTGCGGCGGGCGCTCGGCGAGCAGCGCGGCACGCGCACCATGACCCGCGGCGAGCTCGCCGCCGAAGCGGGCGTGCCCGAGGCCCTCGTCACCGCGGTCGAGAACGCGGGCATCGTCGAGCCCGTATCCGCCGGCGGCCGCGCCCCCTACTCGGAGGTCGACGTCGAGCTGGCCCGCAACGCGCTACGCCTCCTCGACGAAGGCTTGCCGCTCGCCGAGCTCCTCGGGCTCGCCATCCGCCAATCCGAGAACGCGCGCGAGGTGGTCGACCGTGCCATCGAGCTCTTCGACGAGCACGTCCGCCGCGGCCGCGACGGCGCCGAGCGCGACCCCGACGAGGTGGTCGACGCCTTCCGCCGCCTCCTGCCGGCGGTGACGGCGCTGGTCGCCCACCACTTCCACCGCACCCTGGTGGCCCGCGCGTTCGCCCGCCTCGAAGCGCGCGGCGACGCGCACGGCCTGCGCCACGCCCTGCGGGCGACGATGGAAGGCCGCCTGGAGGTGGCGTGGCGCTAG
- a CDS encoding DUF423 domain-containing protein: MERTFVALGAILAGLAVAAGAFGAHALRARLTPEDLAIFETGVRYQMYHALGLFAVAWAMTRWWGTGVTLAGWLFVAGTVLFSGSLYVLVLSGQRWLGAVTPLGGLSFLAAWLVLAWVALRG, translated from the coding sequence ATGGAACGCACCTTCGTCGCGCTCGGCGCGATCCTGGCGGGGCTCGCCGTCGCCGCGGGCGCGTTCGGCGCGCATGCGCTGCGCGCGCGGCTCACGCCCGAGGACCTCGCGATCTTCGAGACCGGCGTACGCTACCAGATGTACCACGCCCTCGGGCTGTTCGCGGTGGCGTGGGCGATGACGCGCTGGTGGGGGACCGGTGTCACGCTCGCGGGCTGGCTGTTCGTCGCCGGCACCGTGCTCTTCTCGGGCAGCCTCTACGTGCTCGTGCTGAGCGGACAGCGCTGGCTCGGCGCGGTGACGCCGCTCGGCGGCCTCTCGTTCCTCGCCGCGTGGCTGGTGCTCGCCTGGGTCGCGCTGCGCGGCTGA
- a CDS encoding class I SAM-dependent methyltransferase: MALGADPLPPPEHKAAHVRAMFDRIAPRYDRLNAVLTWGLDRGWRRRALAAAAVRRGATSGRRRLRTGDLRRARAAVSGARSVGATFQLACWPAPAPAACAALVRGDAARLPLATGVAAAVTCGFALRNFAAIPPVLAEAARVLRPGGRLVVLEVATPPHALPRLVHRLYFDRLVPWIGALLAERAAYAYLPRSAAYLPPPPTLRHLVRDAGFVGVTVESLGFGAVQLLRAVRADA, encoded by the coding sequence GTGGCGCTAGGCGCCGACCCGCTCCCGCCGCCGGAGCACAAGGCCGCGCACGTGCGCGCGATGTTCGACCGCATCGCGCCGCGCTACGATCGCCTGAACGCCGTCCTCACCTGGGGCCTCGACCGCGGCTGGCGGCGCCGCGCGCTGGCCGCGGCCGCGGTGCGGCGCGGCGCGACGTCAGGTCGACGTCGCCTGCGCACCGGCGACCTTCGCCGCGCTCGGGCTGCTGTCAGTGGCGCACGCAGCGTCGGCGCGACTTTTCAGCTGGCATGCTGGCCCGCGCCCGCACCCGCGGCGTGCGCCGCGCTGGTCCGCGGCGACGCCGCGCGGCTCCCGCTCGCCACGGGCGTCGCCGCCGCGGTCACCTGCGGCTTCGCGCTGCGCAACTTCGCCGCCATCCCGCCGGTGCTCGCCGAGGCCGCCCGCGTCCTGCGCCCCGGCGGCCGGCTCGTCGTGCTCGAGGTCGCGACGCCGCCGCACGCGCTGCCGCGCCTCGTCCACCGTCTCTACTTCGACCGTCTCGTACCGTGGATCGGCGCGCTGCTCGCCGAGCGTGCGGCCTACGCCTACCTGCCGCGCTCCGCCGCGTACCTGCCGCCGCCCCCGACGCTGCGCCATCTCGTGCGCGACGCGGGCTTCGTCGGCGTCACCGTGGAGTCGCTCGGCTTCGGCGCGGTGCAGCTGCTGCGCGCCGTACGGGCCGACGCGTGA
- a CDS encoding aldo/keto reductase encodes MRIRPLGRTGLRVSELCLGTMTFGVAGWGCDEATALRMVGRFLDAGGNFIDTADLYAGTVSEEITGRAVAGKRTQVVLATKCTLPTGPGPNDRGASRKHIREACDASLRRLRTDYVDLYQIHAEDPWTPLEETVAALHDLVRAGKVLYVGASNYRAYRLMKALAIADRHGWSRYVSLQPHYNLLVRAIEREHFALCREEGVGIITWSPLAAGMLTGKVARGERPAGTRLGDRDMEFYADYLSERAHDVVDVLRACAAELGCTPAQLAIAWQLAKPEITSVILGARTEAQLADTLGAADVAVPDALQARLDAIGALVPEYPSPFLDMIQRWLGAA; translated from the coding sequence ATGCGCATCCGCCCCCTCGGCCGCACCGGGCTGCGCGTCTCGGAGCTCTGCCTCGGCACGATGACGTTCGGGGTGGCGGGCTGGGGCTGCGACGAGGCGACGGCCCTGCGCATGGTGGGCCGCTTCCTCGACGCCGGCGGCAACTTCATCGACACCGCCGACCTCTACGCCGGCACGGTCTCCGAGGAGATCACCGGCCGCGCCGTCGCCGGCAAGCGCACGCAGGTGGTGCTCGCCACCAAGTGCACGCTGCCGACCGGCCCGGGGCCCAACGACCGCGGCGCCTCGCGCAAGCACATCCGCGAGGCCTGCGACGCGAGTCTCCGCCGCCTCCGCACCGACTACGTCGACCTCTACCAGATCCACGCCGAGGATCCGTGGACGCCGCTCGAGGAGACCGTCGCCGCGCTCCATGACCTCGTGCGCGCGGGCAAGGTGCTCTACGTCGGGGCGTCGAACTACCGCGCCTATCGCCTCATGAAGGCGCTCGCGATCGCCGATCGCCACGGCTGGAGCCGCTACGTGTCGCTCCAGCCGCACTACAACCTGCTGGTACGTGCGATCGAGCGCGAGCACTTCGCGCTCTGCCGCGAGGAGGGCGTGGGGATCATCACCTGGAGCCCGCTCGCCGCCGGCATGCTCACCGGCAAGGTCGCGCGCGGCGAGCGGCCCGCGGGCACGCGCCTCGGCGACCGCGACATGGAGTTCTACGCCGACTACCTGAGCGAGCGCGCGCACGACGTCGTCGACGTGCTGCGCGCGTGCGCCGCCGAGCTCGGCTGCACGCCGGCGCAGCTCGCCATCGCCTGGCAGCTCGCGAAGCCGGAGATCACCTCGGTGATCCTCGGCGCCCGCACCGAGGCGCAGCTCGCCGACACGCTCGGCGCCGCGGACGTGGCCGTGCCGGATGCGCTCCAGGCGCGGCTCGACGCCATCGGCGCGCTCGTCCCCGAGTACCCGAGCCCCTTCCTCGACATGATCCAACGCTGGCTCGGCGCCGCATGA
- a CDS encoding chorismate-binding protein translates to MARALLAEAQPALAAPVPPATAARQWRIAAAAAPAVWRRRVARTLVDVAAGRLEKLVLARAVSVTADAPLVPLRVLARLRAAHPECTTFGVAHGGTWFVGATPERLARVYRGRIETAAVAGTAARGAAPAALLASTKERAEHAFVVDALRARLAPLTRDLAGPAEPMVVAAGEAQHLRTPLSGTLRPGRGLFRGRPRCT, encoded by the coding sequence ATGGCCCGGGCCCTGCTCGCCGAGGCGCAGCCGGCCCTCGCCGCACCGGTGCCGCCGGCGACGGCGGCGCGACAGTGGCGCATCGCCGCCGCCGCCGCGCCGGCCGTCTGGCGACGGCGTGTCGCCCGTACCCTCGTCGACGTCGCCGCCGGCCGGCTCGAGAAGCTCGTCCTCGCCCGCGCCGTCAGCGTCACCGCCGACGCGCCCCTCGTCCCACTGCGCGTCCTCGCGCGCCTGCGGGCCGCGCATCCCGAGTGTACGACGTTCGGCGTCGCCCACGGCGGGACGTGGTTCGTCGGCGCGACGCCCGAGCGCCTCGCGCGCGTATACCGGGGCCGCATCGAGACCGCGGCCGTCGCCGGCACCGCCGCCCGCGGCGCCGCGCCGGCCGCGCTCCTCGCCAGCACGAAGGAGCGGGCCGAGCACGCCTTCGTGGTCGACGCGCTCCGCGCGCGCCTGGCGCCCCTCACCCGCGACCTCGCCGGGCCTGCGGAGCCCATGGTCGTCGCCGCCGGCGAGGCGCAGCACCTGCGCACGCCGCTTTCCGGGACGCTGCGGCCGGGCCGCGGTCTGTTTCGAGGCAGGCCGCGCTGCACCTGA
- a CDS encoding AMP-binding protein: MTPDERWLACLPLWHVGGLAVVLRSVLAGSTVLLHDGFDVETVARSFREHAPTRISLVPTALARLREVAPPPSLGDALIWRRRAPPALLRERRGWPLAPTYGCTEAASQIATAAPGDPRALDGSAGLPLLPTRVRIVRADGTPAAPDEDGEIHVQGPTVSAGRLGADGAILPVTAADGWLRTQDLGRLGVDGRLHVLGRRDDVIVTGGENVAPAEVEAALAGVAGVAEVTVAAVPDAEWGQAVAAWVVPVAGATPTLETLRAAARGGLAAHKLPRRLFLVDGTQPAARVRRI, from the coding sequence ATGACGCCGGACGAGCGCTGGCTCGCCTGCCTGCCTCTCTGGCACGTCGGCGGCCTCGCGGTCGTCCTGCGCAGCGTCCTCGCCGGCAGCACCGTGCTCCTCCACGACGGCTTCGACGTCGAGACCGTCGCGCGCAGCTTCCGCGAGCATGCGCCGACGCGCATCTCGCTGGTGCCGACCGCGCTCGCCCGCCTGCGCGAGGTGGCGCCGCCGCCGTCGCTGGGTGATGCGCTGATCTGGCGGCGCCGTGCCCCGCCTGCGCTGCTGCGCGAGCGGCGCGGCTGGCCGCTGGCGCCGACGTACGGCTGCACCGAGGCGGCGTCGCAGATCGCGACCGCGGCGCCCGGCGATCCGCGCGCGCTCGACGGCTCGGCAGGTCTGCCGCTGCTGCCGACACGGGTGCGCATCGTCCGCGCCGACGGCACGCCGGCGGCGCCCGACGAAGACGGCGAGATCCACGTCCAAGGGCCGACCGTGAGCGCCGGGCGTCTCGGCGCCGACGGCGCGATCCTTCCCGTGACCGCGGCCGACGGCTGGCTGCGCACGCAGGATCTCGGTCGCCTCGGCGTCGACGGTCGCCTGCACGTCCTCGGCCGGCGCGACGACGTCATCGTCACCGGCGGCGAGAACGTCGCACCGGCGGAGGTCGAAGCCGCGCTCGCGGGCGTGGCCGGCGTCGCGGAGGTCACCGTCGCGGCGGTGCCCGACGCCGAATGGGGGCAGGCCGTCGCGGCCTGGGTGGTTCCCGTGGCGGGCGCGACGCCGACGCTCGAGACGCTGCGCGCCGCCGCGCGCGGCGGGCTGGCGGCGCACAAGCTGCCGCGTCGGCTCTTCCTCGTTGACGGCACGCAGCCGGCGGCGCGGGTGCGGCGCATATGA
- the menH gene encoding 2-succinyl-6-hydroxy-2,4-cyclohexadiene-1-carboxylate synthase, translated as MRLHVETAGHGPALVLLHGFTGNAGTWLPLLPVLAEHFRVLAVDLPGHRYSPPPDGMRLPELADALVGILDRLGIARAHWLGYSMGGRAALHVALARPGRVERLILESASPGIADATARTLRAVADDALAATLLRDGLPAFVDAWAAQPLFATQARLPGGVRERERAVRLGNGATGLAAALRAFGPGVQAPLWDELAHLRPPTLLVVGADDPPYRVLAARMAARLPDAETVVVPDAGHATHLENPVAFAAATIDFLRRRAPRPA; from the coding sequence ATGAGGCTGCACGTCGAGACGGCCGGGCACGGGCCGGCGCTGGTCCTGCTGCACGGCTTCACCGGCAACGCCGGCACCTGGCTGCCGCTGCTGCCCGTGCTCGCCGAGCACTTCCGCGTGCTCGCGGTCGATCTGCCGGGCCACCGCTACTCACCGCCGCCGGACGGCATGCGCCTGCCCGAGCTGGCGGATGCGCTGGTCGGCATCCTCGATCGCCTCGGCATCGCCCGCGCACACTGGCTCGGCTACTCGATGGGCGGCCGCGCCGCGCTCCACGTCGCGCTCGCGCGACCGGGGCGCGTCGAGCGGCTCATCCTCGAGTCGGCGTCGCCGGGCATCGCCGACGCGACGGCCCGCACCCTGCGCGCCGTCGCCGACGACGCCCTCGCCGCGACGCTGCTGCGCGACGGCCTGCCCGCGTTCGTCGACGCCTGGGCCGCGCAGCCCCTGTTCGCGACCCAGGCGCGCCTGCCGGGCGGCGTCCGCGAGCGCGAGCGTGCCGTGCGTCTCGGCAACGGCGCCACCGGCCTCGCCGCCGCGCTGCGTGCCTTCGGGCCGGGCGTGCAGGCGCCGCTCTGGGACGAGCTCGCGCACCTGCGCCCGCCGACGCTGCTCGTCGTGGGCGCGGACGACCCGCCCTACCGTGTCCTCGCCGCGCGCATGGCTGCGCGCCTGCCGGACGCCGAGACCGTCGTCGTACCCGACGCCGGGCACGCCACCCATCTCGAGAACCCCGTCGCCTTCGCGGCGGCCACCATCGATTTCCTGCGCCGGCGCGCGCCGCGTCCGGCCTGA